A single Parabacteroides timonensis DNA region contains:
- the ispE gene encoding 4-(cytidine 5'-diphospho)-2-C-methyl-D-erythritol kinase, with the protein MICFPNAKINLGLNVVNKRPDGYHNIETVFYPIPVKDALEIVSAEELSFTQTGIQVDAPMEKNLVIKALNLLKTQYDIPALEVHLLKAIPFGAGLGGGSADAAFMLKLLNDFCQLNIQPEELEKLAATIGADCPFFIRNTPVFATGTGNIFEPVELSLKNYHLCLVKPDVAVSTPEAYSLVTPAAPALSLKEIINRPVSEWKKLMINDFEQSVFTKHPVIGQIKETLYQAGAVYASMSGSGSSVFGLFENPTHLKEQFSGCFVWEGQLT; encoded by the coding sequence ATGATTTGTTTTCCTAATGCCAAAATAAACCTGGGTCTAAACGTCGTCAATAAGCGACCGGACGGTTATCATAATATTGAAACTGTATTCTATCCCATACCCGTGAAAGACGCACTTGAAATAGTAAGTGCGGAAGAACTGTCTTTCACCCAAACCGGCATACAAGTAGATGCCCCTATGGAAAAGAACCTGGTAATAAAAGCATTGAACCTGCTTAAAACCCAATATGATATTCCGGCTTTGGAGGTCCATTTACTGAAAGCAATCCCTTTCGGTGCCGGGCTAGGCGGAGGATCGGCTGATGCCGCTTTCATGTTGAAACTGTTGAATGACTTCTGTCAATTGAATATACAACCGGAAGAACTGGAAAAGTTAGCAGCGACCATCGGTGCCGACTGTCCTTTCTTTATCCGTAACACACCTGTCTTTGCTACAGGTACAGGAAATATTTTTGAACCGGTCGAGCTATCGTTGAAAAACTATCACCTCTGCCTGGTAAAACCCGATGTAGCGGTATCCACTCCCGAAGCCTATTCACTGGTCACACCGGCAGCCCCGGCTCTATCTCTTAAAGAGATTATAAACAGGCCCGTTTCCGAATGGAAAAAGTTAATGATAAATGATTTTGAACAAAGCGTATTCACCAAACATCCGGTTATCGGACAAATCAAAGAAACGCTTTACCAAGCGGGGGCCGTATATGCATCTATGTCTGGGTCCGGCTCTTCCGTATTCGGACTGTTTGAAAATCCGACTCACCTGAAGGAGCAGTTTTCCGGTTGCTTTGTCTGGGAGGGGCAATTAACATGA
- a CDS encoding class I SAM-dependent methyltransferase has translation MNKIAGFFDALADRWDELCYHDPEKITYILEHTTLHKGLKILDVGCGTGILEQYLLTYSPAHITGIDISPRMIEQARNKYAVDTVDFRCMDVMDLKDEQFDFIIAYSVFPHFEQPEKLIAHLTGLLVPGGELVICHSEGRESINGHHNKQANRISFGLPPVREVAAMMEPFFHIQDMEDTDNLYLVSGIRNQ, from the coding sequence ATGAATAAAATAGCCGGTTTCTTCGATGCCCTGGCCGATCGCTGGGATGAACTTTGTTATCATGATCCCGAAAAGATCACTTATATACTGGAACACACCACCTTGCATAAAGGGCTGAAGATATTAGATGTGGGATGCGGAACAGGTATACTGGAACAATATCTGCTTACTTATTCCCCTGCCCATATCACAGGAATAGATATTTCTCCCCGGATGATCGAGCAGGCCCGCAATAAATATGCGGTGGATACGGTCGATTTCCGCTGTATGGATGTGATGGATCTGAAAGATGAACAGTTCGACTTCATCATAGCCTACAGTGTATTTCCTCATTTTGAACAGCCGGAAAAACTGATCGCCCATCTGACCGGATTGCTTGTTCCCGGTGGTGAACTCGTGATCTGCCATAGCGAAGGACGCGAATCGATCAACGGCCACCACAATAAACAAGCCAACCGGATTTCATTCGGTCTGCCTCCCGTACGGGAAGTGGCCGCAATGATGGAACCGTTCTTCCATATACAGGATATGGAAGATACCGATAATCTTTACCTGGTCAGCGGCATACGCAATCAATAA
- a CDS encoding S9 family peptidase, with protein sequence MNKCTYFLSAMLFSAFTLQAAEDIKVMQFLHAGPIPVNKPIMADSLNVNGKPFEIKNLLKSTVPFDRALSNATVLDADTAGIIRFKAPEKGYALHLFSFYLNSDRYTKGTLEVSGPGSFDVYVNNKPVSATSELTMEPHRYEVVIKYLTAENDTCPPTLKAIYKSGEKAEVIASLNPEKRYTSRDVLEGTNFRGASVSPNGKYVLVKYYTRLEGGKSESFAQLRDASTGRILLQDKGFIMEASWMPTSNKMYFTRTASTGKELVAVDPATMQEEILANNLPEGSFSFTPDEKSLLFTIQEEGPKDGPDMLRILEPNDRLPGFRNRYFIWRYDLQSGLYEQLTFGHNSTYINDISPDSRYLLFSTSEQDYTSLPFSSNSLYKLDLQTMAVDTIWEKAKYVNGGSFSPDGKQLLVSGSGNAFGGIGLNIKEGQISNTYDGQLFLYDPVTRKATALTKDFDPNVTSAVWNKYDGQIYMLTEDQDYLRIYTCNPSNGKIKQLNTSEDVVYNYSLAEMAPVMYYYGQSVSNANRLYAFDLKNGKSRLIYDLSAEKLKDIKLGEVHDWNFTSAEGSTIQGRYYLPPNFDPSKKYPMIVYYYGGTSPTNRALEFSYSMHMYAALGYVVYTLNPSGTTGFGQEFAARHVNAWGKVTAEEIIRGTELFCKEHSFVNPKKIGCAGASYGGFMTQYLQTRTDLFAAAVSHAGISALSSYWGEGYWGYGYCSVANTGTYPWNNPEFFTKQSPLFNADKIKTPLLLLHGNADTNVPIGESIQMFLALKMLGKTVEFIQVDGENHGVVDYKKRLEWQNTIFSWFAKWLKDEPEWWDAMYPERNL encoded by the coding sequence ATGAATAAATGTACCTACTTTCTCTCTGCAATGCTTTTCTCCGCCTTTACCTTACAGGCGGCAGAGGATATAAAAGTAATGCAGTTCCTGCACGCCGGTCCTATCCCGGTGAACAAACCGATCATGGCCGACAGCTTGAATGTGAACGGTAAACCTTTTGAGATAAAGAATCTGCTCAAATCGACTGTACCCTTCGACCGAGCTTTGTCGAATGCAACTGTTCTGGATGCCGATACAGCCGGAATAATCCGTTTCAAAGCTCCGGAAAAGGGATATGCACTTCACCTTTTCTCGTTCTATCTAAACAGTGACCGGTACACAAAAGGGACACTGGAAGTTTCCGGTCCCGGTTCGTTCGACGTATATGTAAACAACAAGCCGGTAAGTGCCACTTCCGAGTTAACGATGGAACCCCACCGGTACGAAGTAGTGATCAAATACCTGACAGCAGAAAACGACACCTGTCCTCCTACCTTAAAAGCGATCTATAAAAGCGGTGAAAAGGCCGAAGTCATCGCATCCCTCAACCCGGAGAAACGTTATACTTCGCGCGACGTCCTGGAAGGAACAAACTTCCGTGGAGCCAGCGTTTCACCCAACGGTAAATATGTATTGGTCAAATACTATACCCGCCTGGAAGGTGGCAAAAGTGAATCTTTCGCCCAATTGCGCGATGCTTCAACCGGACGTATCCTCTTGCAGGATAAAGGATTTATAATGGAAGCCAGCTGGATGCCGACAAGCAATAAGATGTATTTCACACGTACAGCCTCAACAGGAAAAGAGCTGGTTGCCGTCGATCCCGCCACTATGCAGGAAGAAATACTGGCAAACAATCTGCCGGAAGGTAGTTTCAGCTTCACACCTGACGAAAAAAGCCTCCTTTTCACCATACAGGAAGAAGGCCCGAAGGATGGTCCCGACATGCTCCGTATCCTCGAACCCAACGACCGTCTGCCGGGTTTTCGCAACCGTTACTTTATCTGGCGGTACGACCTGCAGTCCGGTTTGTACGAACAGCTGACATTCGGGCACAACAGCACTTACATCAACGACATAAGTCCGGATAGCCGTTACCTGCTGTTCAGTACCAGCGAACAGGATTACACCTCTTTGCCTTTCTCCAGCAATTCCCTTTATAAACTCGACTTACAGACAATGGCGGTCGACACTATTTGGGAAAAGGCCAAATACGTAAATGGCGGTTCTTTCTCTCCCGACGGGAAACAATTATTGGTCAGTGGTTCGGGAAATGCTTTCGGTGGAATCGGATTAAATATTAAGGAAGGACAAATATCAAATACATACGACGGACAGTTATTCCTCTATGATCCGGTCACCCGGAAAGCGACAGCCCTGACCAAAGACTTCGATCCGAACGTAACAAGTGCCGTCTGGAACAAATATGACGGTCAGATCTATATGCTGACGGAAGATCAGGATTACCTACGTATTTATACCTGCAATCCTTCAAACGGAAAAATCAAGCAACTGAATACTTCTGAGGATGTGGTCTATAACTATTCATTAGCGGAAATGGCCCCAGTCATGTACTATTACGGACAAAGCGTTTCCAACGCCAATAGACTGTATGCCTTTGATTTAAAAAACGGGAAGAGCCGCCTGATCTATGACCTGTCTGCCGAAAAGCTGAAAGACATCAAGCTGGGAGAAGTACACGACTGGAACTTCACCTCTGCCGAAGGTTCAACTATCCAGGGACGGTATTACCTGCCACCGAACTTCGATCCGTCAAAGAAATATCCGATGATCGTTTACTATTACGGTGGAACATCCCCGACAAACCGTGCTTTAGAGTTCAGCTACTCCATGCACATGTACGCAGCATTAGGGTACGTTGTCTACACGCTTAATCCGAGCGGGACAACCGGTTTCGGACAAGAATTTGCCGCCCGCCACGTTAATGCCTGGGGAAAAGTAACAGCCGAAGAAATTATCCGCGGTACGGAATTATTCTGTAAAGAACATTCCTTCGTAAATCCGAAAAAGATTGGTTGCGCAGGAGCCAGTTACGGTGGTTTTATGACACAATATCTGCAAACACGTACCGATCTGTTTGCGGCAGCAGTTAGCCATGCCGGTATCAGTGCCCTGAGTAGTTACTGGGGAGAAGGTTATTGGGGATATGGCTATTGCTCGGTTGCCAATACAGGGACTTATCCGTGGAATAATCCGGAGTTCTTTACCAAACAGAGTCCGTTGTTCAATGCCGATAAGATAAAGACCCCGCTCCTGCTGCTTCATGGTAATGCGGACACCAATGTCCCTATCGGTGAAAGTATTCAGATGTTCCTGGCATTAAAAATGCTTGGTAAAACAGTCGAATTTATCCAGGTAGACGGTGAAAACCACGGAGTTGTCGACTATAAGAAACGTCTTGAATGGCAGAATACGATCTTCAGTTGGTTCGCCAAATGGTTGAAGGATGAACCGGAATGGTGGGATGCGATGTATCCGGAAAGAAATTTATAA
- a CDS encoding malate dehydrogenase: MKALTDEKLTIVGAAGMIGSNMAQTALMMGLTSNICLYDPFAPALEGVAEEMFQSGFEYANITYTSDISEALRGAKYVVSSGGAARKAGMTREDLLKGNAEIAAQFGKDIRSYCPDVKHVVVIFNPADITGLITLLYSGLKPSQVSTLAALDSTRLQTALAQHFGIRQNLVKGCRTYGGHGEQMAVFASTATVDGKPLLDLIGTPELTDEQWEDLKVKVIQGGKRIIELRGRSSFQSPSYLSIEMIRAAMGGESFRWPAGTYVHTGKFDHIMMAMETEITKDGIFYKEVEGTPKENAELAESYVHLSKLRDEVIGMGIIPEIHLWHTLNPHIK, encoded by the coding sequence ATGAAAGCATTAACAGACGAAAAGCTAACCATTGTAGGTGCAGCAGGTATGATCGGTTCTAACATGGCCCAAACAGCTTTAATGATGGGGTTAACCTCTAATATTTGTCTTTATGATCCTTTTGCTCCGGCCCTGGAAGGTGTAGCGGAAGAAATGTTTCAATCCGGATTTGAATATGCCAATATTACTTACACTTCTGATATCAGCGAGGCATTAAGAGGTGCTAAATATGTCGTTTCATCCGGCGGTGCAGCCCGTAAAGCAGGTATGACCCGCGAAGATTTGCTGAAAGGTAATGCCGAAATTGCAGCCCAGTTCGGTAAAGATATACGCTCTTATTGCCCGGATGTAAAGCATGTGGTAGTGATCTTTAACCCGGCCGATATTACCGGATTGATTACCTTGTTATATTCCGGCCTGAAACCTTCACAGGTAAGTACGTTGGCTGCTTTGGACAGTACACGTCTGCAAACAGCACTGGCACAACATTTCGGTATCCGTCAAAACCTGGTGAAAGGATGTCGTACCTATGGAGGACATGGCGAACAAATGGCTGTTTTTGCATCTACTGCAACTGTCGATGGCAAACCGTTACTGGATCTGATCGGAACTCCCGAACTGACTGACGAACAGTGGGAAGACCTGAAGGTAAAAGTGATACAAGGTGGAAAACGTATCATCGAACTTCGTGGCCGTTCTTCTTTCCAGAGTCCGTCTTACCTGTCAATCGAAATGATCCGTGCCGCTATGGGTGGTGAATCCTTCCGTTGGCCTGCCGGAACTTATGTGCATACCGGTAAATTCGATCATATCATGATGGCTATGGAAACAGAAATTACCAAAGACGGTATTTTTTATAAAGAAGTAGAAGGTACGCCGAAAGAAAATGCAGAACTGGCGGAAAGTTATGTACACCTGAGTAAATTACGTGACGAAGTGATCGGTATGGGTATTATCCCTGAAATTCATTTGTGGCATACATTAAATCCGCATATTAAATAA